One window from the genome of Tachypleus tridentatus isolate NWPU-2018 chromosome 11, ASM421037v1, whole genome shotgun sequence encodes:
- the LOC143232618 gene encoding uncharacterized protein LOC143232618 isoform X2: MSSTENKAEVVTNKVEENVQEKEKGSGDLKSETSPQKRTASELNSAEDVEVKQKVLKTDHKEKENGESEEKYEEGGEEDDEDEEVGPEGEGDDFDEEGDEDGADEEEDEDDV, encoded by the exons ATGAGTTCTACAGAGAACAAGGCAGAAGTTGTCACAAATAAAGTTGAAGAAAATGTCCAAGAAAAGGAAAAAGGATCTGGAGATTTAAAATCTGAAACAAGTCCACAGAAAAGAACGGCGTCAGAG ctTAACAGTGCCGAGGATGTCGAGGTGAAACAAAAAGTGTTGAAG acTGACCACAAAG AAAAAGAAAACGGGGAATCTGAGGAGAAGTATGAGGAAGGAGGTGAAGAAGATGATGAGGATGAAGAGGTGGGTCCAGAAGGAGAAGGAGATGATTTTGATGAGGAAGGTGATGAAGATGGAGCTGATGAAGAGGAGGATGAAGATGATGTGTAA
- the LOC143232618 gene encoding uncharacterized protein LOC143232618 isoform X1: protein MSSTENKAEVVTNKVEENVQEKEKGSGDLKSETSPQKRTASELNSAEDVEVKQKVLKKKKTGNLRRSMRKEVKKMMRMKRWVQKEKEMILMRKVMKMELMKRRMKMMCKHYSGHDHFGGEQFDRLGFNCLRYSKKNRWADCYMTLRLKFS, encoded by the exons ATGAGTTCTACAGAGAACAAGGCAGAAGTTGTCACAAATAAAGTTGAAGAAAATGTCCAAGAAAAGGAAAAAGGATCTGGAGATTTAAAATCTGAAACAAGTCCACAGAAAAGAACGGCGTCAGAG ctTAACAGTGCCGAGGATGTCGAGGTGAAACAAAAAGTGTTGAAG AAAAAGAAAACGGGGAATCTGAGGAGAAGTATGAGGAAGGAGGTGAAGAAGATGATGAGGATGAAGAGGTGGGTCCAGAAGGAGAAGGAGATGATTTTGATGAGGAAGGTGATGAAGATGGAGCTGATGAAGAGGAGGATGAAGATGATGTGTAAACATTATAGTGGCCATGACCACTTTGGGGGGGAGCAGTTTGATAGACTGGGTTTTAATTGTTTAAGGTACAGCAAGAAGAACAGATGGGCAGATTGTTACATGACTCTTAGACTAAAATTCTCTTGA